The stretch of DNA GATCGGAAGAAACTAAGCACGCGTCAGTTATCAGTCAACAGTCAGTTATCAGTCAAATTTACAGTCAATTTCGGCAGAACGAAAAAAGCTGTGGATATTTGCAACCACGGCGTCAACCAATTCGGCGGTTGATTGTAACAACAAAGTCAGCCACCCCGTGTTGTTACGGTACGGCCTGACTCAATCCCAACAGCAATGGAATCGAAACGACAGCAGAAAGTAGGACGGCAGTTGCAGAAAGATTTAAGTGAGATTTTTCAGCGCGAAGTGCCGCATCTATTCAACGGACCCGCCAATCCGGGCGCGTTTATCACTGTCACCAGTGTGCGCATCTCGCCCGATTTGAGCGTAGCCCGCATCTACCTCAGCTTTCTGGCGACCAAGAACAAGGAAATGCTGCTCGATGAGATTCGTGAGAAAAGCAAAACCATCCGGCAACACCTCGCCGAACGCGTTCGGCATCAACTCCGCATCGTACCCGAACTGAATTTCTTCCTCGACGATACTGCCGAATACGCCGATAAGATGGACAAACTTTTCGCCGGACTCGACATCCCGCCCGCACCTGAAGAAGATGACGAATGATTAAATGACTGACTGATTGACTGGTTGAATGATTGAATGTAAGCTCGCCCCTCATTCAATCATTCAGTCATTCATTCATTCAGTCAGTCATTCAGTCATTCAGTCAGTCAGTCATTCAGTCATTTTCTATGAACCTCCCCACCTGGATTGCCCGACGGTATTTTTTCTCGCGTAAAAAACGCAGTTTTATTAGCTGGCTGTCGATTTTTTCGATGCTGGGCGTGGGCGTCGGTACAATGGCCCTGATTGTAGTGTTGTCGGTGTTTAACGGCATGGAAGAGCTGAACCGGCAAATTTTCAAGTCGTTCGAGGCCGACATGACCGTGTCGCCGGTTGAAGGCAAGCGGTTTTTAGCCTCATCGGCATTGCTGACCAAACTGCGGCAGGTGCCCGGCGTGGCATTAGTAACGCCTGTCGCCCAGGACAACGCTCTGGCTCGCTATGCCGACCGGCAAACGGTGGTGCGCGTAAAGGGCGTCGATGATAACTATGTGCAACGCGCTCAAATGGACTCGGCAATGATTGACGGGCGGCTGCTGTTGCGCGAAAACGGCATCAATTACGCCGTCGTGGCCGATGGCGTTCGCAGCGACCTGAGCATTTCGCCGGTCGATATTCTGACACCTCTCGAAGTGCTGTATCCGCAAAGCGGGCAGGCATTCAGCGTACTGAATCCCGACGCCTTCAATCGCGAAGCCATGACGGTAGCGGGGGTATTTTTTATCGAAGCCACTAATTACGGCAACCTTGTGCTGGTGCCGTTACGTGTGGCCCGCACGCTGTTCAGCTACCAGCCCGATGAAGTAACGGGTCTTGAAATTCAGCTTCGGCCCGGCACCGACGAAGCAGCCGCCAAACAGGCGTTGCAGGCCGTAGTGAATACGACGCTAACCGTGCAAAGCCGCGACGATCTCAACCAGAATCTGTATCGTACCATCCGCATCGAAAAACTGGTTGTAGCCCTCACGCTGGCGTTTATTATCCTGATTGCGTCGATCAACATATTCTTTTCCCTCTCGATGCTGGTTGTCGAAAAGCGCGACGACATCAAAATTCTGTTCGCGATGGGAGCCACCACTGGGCTGGTACGCCGGATTTTCCTGACCGAAGGAGCTATTATTGCCCTGACGGGTGCCATTACGGGCTTGGTGCTGGGCATTAGCATTTGCCTGATACAGCAGAGCTACGGCCTTATTACGATGGGTACGACCAGTTCGATTGTTGACGCCTATCCTGTCAGGCTTGAACTGACCGACGTTGTTATGACAGCCATACTGGTAATTCTCGTTACCATTCTGACCTCCTGGTTTCCGGCACAGCGGGCAGCCGAATCAGTGAACAGATAACAGTGGAGACAGTGAACAGTGAGCAGCCAACAACCAACAGTTTTTATTTATCCGACTAACATCACTGTTGGTTGTTGGCTGCTCACTGTTCACTGTTATCACCAGCCAGCCGCGATATTCAGCCCGAATACGCCCTGCGATCCGCCCGACCGCTGCCACGGAATAGCATAAAATGGTTCTAAGACCGCAAAGCCCAGCAAATTCAGCCGCAAGGATACGCCAGTGCTATAAACAGGTGTGGTTGACACCGACGGTGCATTCAGGCGTAATCGGTCGGGTTCAAGACCAGTGCGGCCCCAGGCATAACCAGCATCGGCAAATAGGGCTATTTCTGTCGGAAACACACGACTACGGAATAAGGCCATGCGCTCGTGACCAGTCAGCGACAGGCGTAGCTCGGCGTTGGCAACGGCCATACTGCTGCCCTGCATCTGATTCAGCGATACGTCGCCGTCGCCCCGGTAGGGGTTCGAAGCGTAGGTTTGGGCCGCGTAACCCCGCACCAGCGTTGGGAAGCCCACGAAAAAGGGCGGAATGATACCCGTAGCCGCATCGCGCCCATACCGGCCCATGTGCAGCCCCCGGAAGGCCAGCGTGAGTGGTCGGAACCGCAAATACTGCCGGTAGTCGGCGGTTATGGTGTTCATCTGCAACGGCCCAAACGAGGTTTCAGCACCCACCCGGTAGCGGTGTCCTTTGAGCGGAGCCACCGGGCCGGGCGTGGTATTGTCGCCCACATAGGCCGCCGACAGTTGTGCCGTGTAAAGGTCGGCGGGCGAGGGAAGCCGCTGCCGGTCAGTACCAATCAGATTACCCCGGAAGAAAAACTCGCTCGTTCGCACGGTCGAAAAACTATACCGCGACACGGCCCCGGCCAGTTCCACCCGACGTGTGCGCGACAGCGGGAGGTAGCTAAACAGCGTAGCCTGCTGCTCAAAGGTGCGCTGTACGTCGGTGGCGCGTTCCAGCACTGGCACGGTTTGCCCGCCTACGTCGATGGTGGTTAGTCGCGACCCCACACCTCCCGACCGAAACGGCACGTGCGACAGCGACGCGCCCCAGTTGATGCGTTTACGTCGATTCAGGTACGTAATCTGCCCCGATACGTCGGTGATTTCGCCCGCTACGGCCAATCCAACGCTCAGTTGCCGGTCGCCAAGCATATCGCTGAACGTTGCGTTTACTCCGCCCGATAGGTTGGTGCCAAAGCGGTTGGCCGTTACGCCCGCGCCCCCGCCACCACTGCCGCTGATCCCCGTAATACGCAATTGGTTGCGCATCGGTGCAGCCTGTACAGGCTCGGTGCGTAGCGGGTCGTTGGGCCGGGTCGAGTTAAGCCGGGCCGCTACAAAATCCTGATTGAACCGGGGTAGCGGAGGCAGCGTGGCCGCTGTATGATCGACAGACTTGTTGGTGAGCGGAAGCCACAGTAAATCAAGCGGTTCGGCGCGGTACATGTAGTAGCCCTGCCGCTCGAAACGGGAGAACACCACCTGCCCCGTTTCGGGCGAAACGCTCAGTGCGGGCGCATGGGGTGTGATACCCGAAATGCCGGTAAAGAAACGCGTAAGCTGATAGGTTTCATCGCCGAAGGGCCGATGAGCGTACAGATTGCGGTATCCGTCGCGGTCGGACAGAAAATAAATTGTTTGATTATCGGTGCCGAATACGGGATTCAGATTGTCGGCACCGGGAAAAATATCTAAGATGCGCGGAGCATTGGCCGCCACGTCGAACAGGGCCAGCCGGTGATCGAACGCCAGCGGTCGGTCGTCCTGTTTGGCGGGCTGATCGGTGGCGTAGGCCAGCATCCGGCCATCGGGCGACCAACTCGGCTGTAACTCAGAATAGCGGTCGTTGGTCAACTGCCGCACACTGCCGTCCTGAAGGTCGTATAAGTACAGATCGGTCTGCCCATCTACCAGTCCGTTTACGGCAATGTACCGGTTATCGGGCGACCAGGCCGGGTTAGAAAAAGCGGGTACACCCGGAATCTCTATCTCGCGCCGGATGCGCCCATTGCTGACATCTACCACCACCAGGCGGTTTCGACCTCTCGCAAACGCCACAAAACCAAACTGTTTGCTATCGGGCGACCATGTGCCGGCAGACTCTAAGTAACTTAGTGCGTCGAGGTGGCTGTTACGGGTGGTGCTGATCAGTTTGCGCAACACCCGACCCGTGCGGGCATCGGCCAGAAAGACGTCTATCGAAAACAGATTTTTTTCGGACAGATAGGCTACATACCGCCCATTGGGACTGAGGGCCGGTGCCAGTTGCATAGACGTGAGTACGTTACGATTCAGCACGCGCGACAAATTGGTAGGCGTGGATGGGAATGGCACGAATTGCGCCCGTAATGATGCCTGCCACCGACGCGAAAACTCTGCCGACGAGACCCCCAGCACCCGTTGCAAAGCCGGTTCAACACCTTGCCGGGCCGCAGTCAGAAACAGCGGACGCACAACCTGCTCACCCCAGGTGCCGGTAGTGAATGCCCAGAATGCATGGCCCCAGCGGTATGGGAAAAAGCGAGGGTTGGCGGTCAGGTCGTTCAGCGTGGGCAGGTCGTTGGCCTGAACGGCGTCGCGCATCCATAAGGCCGTATGCGCATCAACCGGACCGATAGAGAGGTATTCGGCCATCCCCTCAATAAACCAGAGCGGCAACTGAAACAGCCCTGCTATCGATGCCGAATCGCCACTTTGCGCCATCTGAAACTGAAGCGCGTGAACAATCTCGTGCCCTAAAACATGATCGGTTTGGGCGTTTACCTTCGTAATGGGCATCACGATACGGTTTTTCAATGCTTCGGCAAACCCGCCAGTGGCCGGATCGATAGGGCCGGGCGTAACGTTGGTTTGTTGAAAATCAGCGTGATTGTTGTAGAGAATAACCGGATTTCGAAACGGAATCGAATCGCCCAGCACATGCCGGTGGGTTTTGTACCAGATTTCGCTTTGCCGCGCCCAGAAGTCGCGGATAGAGTCGTTTTTAAGGTAGTGATAGAGTTCGAAATTGCGGGTTTGATGCAGCTTGAACTGGAAGGTAGTGTAGCCAATTTTGTTTTGCCCGAAATACTGCGCCCTACAGTCGGTAAGCCCCAGACCTATTAGCAGCAGCCCAATCAGCAGTTGAGCCATTTGCGGGCGCGATAACGACAGAAAACGGTGTTGCCAGCGTGCCATAGATAACGTCAGAGTTTGTCGATGATTTCATCGTCAAAACTCTAACGCACGGATTATAAGCCAATTAGACAAAAATTAAAAGTTGATTAGAGCGTCGTTCCAGTATCTACGCTGATAATATAAGCCCGCCCGCCTTCGCGCTCGATAGCTTCGGCCACCGCTTCCGGATTTTCTGGCGCATACGCAAACATACAGCCGCCCCCGCCCGACCCGTTGATTTTGCCACCCAATGCGCCAGCGTTCAGAGCCGCGTCGAGCATCCGGTTTATTTTGGGCGTGCTGATGCGTTGGGCGTCGCGGAGGTTGGTTTGGTGGTCGGTCAGGAGTTGGCCGAAGAGGGCGTGGTTCAGGGTGGGTGCTTGCAGTACGTTTAAAGCTTCGTGCAGAATGTCGCGGTTGGCGAGGTTGCCTTTCAGCAAAACGTATTCGTCTTTACTGAGCATGTCTTTGAACTCAGCGGCCTCGGTAAGTCCGGACGTGTGCAGCGAAAACGCCGGATTAACGCCCCGGATGCGCTGCAAAATGTCGAGCATCCCGAACTTCACCCGTCCCAGAATACCGACCGTATCTTTCGGCTCCTGCGAGTCGCCGAGCACAAATGTACCCAGCACAGGCACAAGCGGAACAAGCCGAATCTGCGGCTGCGATTCCAAATAAATTACATTGCCTACAGCCGTACTATAGTGATCCATCATGCCTCCCGGTTCGCCAAATTCCAGCACTTCGGCCATGTAGGCCAATTCTGCCAGTCGTTCGGCAGCGAGCAGACGCGGCTCGTCGGCCAATCGGGTCAGCACATTAAGCCACGTAACGAGCAGAGCCGACGAACTCGACGTGCCGGAGTTGATGGGAATGTTACCGCGCACCTCGCCCGCGATGCCCCGCGAAAACGTGTACCCTTCGCGCAGCAGCACGTTGATGGCCGAGCGGAAATAATCCCGGTCATGCTCATAAACGAGCGGCATCCCATCGAACGGAATCGCTACGGAACTCCCGATGTCGGGCAGGTTTAGCCGAAAGCCGGGCGTTGGCGTAGTGTCGGCATTGATTTGAATCCGGCGCGAGATAGCGGCTGCAATAACGGGCAGGCCGAGGTAATCCTGGTGTTCGCCGAACAGACAAACCCGACCGGGTGTAGAGATTGAAATAGGCATTAAGCTAAGGACAGTACTTCAAACTGACGATGTTCTTGCCGGGCTTTTGCTACAATTTCTTCTAATAGTTTTGCTACGTCGTTGGCAATCCACTCTTCGCCACACTGTTCGCAAATTGTAGCCGGAACATGCCGAACCACTACTAAATTTTCGCCCAGATCAGCCGTGAAGGTTGTTCGTCCCGGTTGCTTACTACCATCACAGACAGGGCATTGATTTGATCTCATCAGGTTTTACGCGTTTTATAATCTTCCTCAAACCGCTCCAATGATGGGTTGTAGGCTGTGATGATATGTGTCTCTGCATTTGTTTCATTCAAAGACGCCACAATGTGCAAAGGCCCATGCTCAGTGAAACATAAAAACAAAGCACTTGCAAATGGCGTATCGTCTGGATACTCCTGAATAATAACACCAAAGATCAAGCCATTCAAGACATCCGCCTGGCGAATGTTGCGTTCAGCTATTCGTTGTAAAACGTGTTTCTTCCACTGAACGTTACCACTCGCAACAGATTTCTTCAGTAAATCATGATTCATAATTTACCAACTCGACTTTTTATAGCCCGATACAGCATAGTACAGAATAAATCCAAACATAGGCAGCAGCAGCGCGTAGGCTATTTTGGGGCTAACGGCATCGGTGAGGTAGCCGTGTAGCAGGGGTAAAACGGCTCCGCCCGCAATGGCCATGATGAGCAATGCCGAGCCGAGTTTGGTGAATTTGCCGAGCCGGTTCAGTGCCAGCGGCCACACAGCAGGCCAGGTGGGCGCAATGGCAAACCCCATCAGTGCAATGCATAGTATGGATGTAAAACCGTCAGTCACTAACGCGCCAACAGTTAGAATCAGGGCCAGAATCATGCCGTAACGCAGCGCGTTTTGTTGCGAAATCCAGCGGGGAATGGCTACAATCCCCAGCACATAACCCGCCAGCAGGCCATAGAGCGTATATTCGGTGAAGTGCTTGGCTTCGTCGTTGCTAAACCCAATGGCCTTACCGTAGTTGATGATGGTATCGCCCGTAATTACTTCGGCCCCCACGTAACAGAATAGAGCCAAAGCCCCTAAAACCAAGTTTGGAAACTGCCAGATGCTGGTGTGGTTTCGCAACGTCGAACCGGACGCATAATCGGCGGTGGTGTCGTCTTGTTCTTCTGATACTTCGGGCAGGTTTGAGAAGCGAATCAGTCCCGCCAGCACAACCAGAACGCCCGTCAGAATCAGATATGGCTGCACCACCTTTTGCAGACTCTCGGCCCCCACAGCCACGCTTGTGCCAGTGAGTAATATTCCCCCAAAAACGCGCTGACTAATAATACCTGCCAACTTGTTGGCAATACCCAGAAAGCTGATCCGCTGGGCTGCACTTTCGCGCGGGCCGAGAATAGTGGCGTATGGGTTCGAGGCCGTTTGCAGCACCGTAAGCCCGATGCCAATCAGAAATAGGCCCACTAAAAACAGCGGGTATGACACGGCATTGGCCGCCGGTACGAAAATCAGCGTACCAATCGCCATTGTCAATAGCCCCAGCGACATGCCGTTTTTAAACCCCGTTCGTTTCAGCACCGCCGACGATGGAATGGCCATGACCGTGTAGGAAATGAAAAACGCAAAAGCCACCAGATTGGAGCCTACCGTACTGAGGTCAAATGCCTGTTTGAAAAAGGCAATGAGCACACTGTTGACCCACGTAACGAAGCCAAACACAAAAAAAAGTGCTCCGATAATGAGCAGCGGGCCGGTGTAATTCTGAGATTTAGGGGGAGTGGCGGTTGGAGTCAATGTCTGAACCGGGATTAGCCCGGATTTATAGGATTAAACAAGATTATCTGACGCGTAAAAGCCTTCAATTATAAGAAAATCCTGTTCAATCTAATACATCTTAATTAATCCTGGTTCAGAATGCATCATCCAGCCCAAAAATGCGCTTGTTGGTTTTCCACTTGCCGCGTGTGAAATCAGGAATGTCAACGGCCTGACTGCCTTTCGCGATGCTTAGCTCCGATAGCGGGCTGATGGCACTCCACGCGGCTGCGTCATACACGTCGATGGGCACGGGGCCTTTCGCTTTTACGGCTTCGATGAACGCCCGTAATACAAAAAAGTCGATGCCGCCGTGGCCCGCGTTTTCGGCGGTTTGGGCATGGCGTTTCCAGAGCGGATGGTCGTAGCGTTCCTGATAGGTTGCAAACGGCTCCCACGTGTGCGGCTTCGGCGACTTACCCTCCAGATAAATCATGTCGTTGTCGTCCATCCAGATGCCTTCCGTGCCCTGCGCCCTGAAACCGAGCGAGTAAGGGCGGGGCGAGTTGGTGTCGTGCATGATTACGATGTTCTCGCCATCCGCGCATTCGATCATGGTTGTCACCACGTCGCCAAGTTTGAAGTTGACTTTGGCGTTCGGATGATCTTTGCCGCCTTTATCGACCACGTACTTGTGCAGCCCCGGCTTTTGGTTGCCATGCTCGTGAGCCGTACAAACTGATTGCCCCGGTTGATGTCGAACCAGTGTGCCACCGGACCGAGGCCGTGCGTAGGGTAGAGGTCGCCGTTGCGGTCGACGGAGTGTTGGGTGCGCCAGCGGGCTTCGGCATACCCTTTCGGGCCAAATTCAACGCCACCGCCCGCGTATTGCTTACCATTGTTAAACTTGATGTCGCGCAGGTCGTGCTGATAGCCGCAGTGTGCGTAGGTCATCTCGCCGAACAACCCCTGCCGAATCATGTTCAGCACCGCCATTACGTCGCGCCGGTAGCATACGTTTTCCAGAATCATGCACGGC from Spirosoma montaniterrae encodes:
- the rbfA gene encoding 30S ribosome-binding factor RbfA — protein: MESKRQQKVGRQLQKDLSEIFQREVPHLFNGPANPGAFITVTSVRISPDLSVARIYLSFLATKNKEMLLDEIREKSKTIRQHLAERVRHQLRIVPELNFFLDDTAEYADKMDKLFAGLDIPPAPEEDDE
- a CDS encoding sugar MFS transporter is translated as MTPTATPPKSQNYTGPLLIIGALFFVFGFVTWVNSVLIAFFKQAFDLSTVGSNLVAFAFFISYTVMAIPSSAVLKRTGFKNGMSLGLLTMAIGTLIFVPAANAVSYPLFLVGLFLIGIGLTVLQTASNPYATILGPRESAAQRISFLGIANKLAGIISQRVFGGILLTGTSVAVGAESLQKVVQPYLILTGVLVVLAGLIRFSNLPEVSEEQDDTTADYASGSTLRNHTSIWQFPNLVLGALALFCYVGAEVITGDTIINYGKAIGFSNDEAKHFTEYTLYGLLAGYVLGIVAIPRWISQQNALRYGMILALILTVGALVTDGFTSILCIALMGFAIAPTWPAVWPLALNRLGKFTKLGSALLIMAIAGGAVLPLLHGYLTDAVSPKIAYALLLPMFGFILYYAVSGYKKSSW
- a CDS encoding type II toxin-antitoxin system MqsA family antitoxin yields the protein MRSNQCPVCDGSKQPGRTTFTADLGENLVVVRHVPATICEQCGEEWIANDVAKLLEEIVAKARQEHRQFEVLSLA
- a CDS encoding mevalonate kinase, which translates into the protein MPISISTPGRVCLFGEHQDYLGLPVIAAAISRRIQINADTTPTPGFRLNLPDIGSSVAIPFDGMPLVYEHDRDYFRSAINVLLREGYTFSRGIAGEVRGNIPINSGTSSSSALLVTWLNVLTRLADEPRLLAAERLAELAYMAEVLEFGEPGGMMDHYSTAVGNVIYLESQPQIRLVPLVPVLGTFVLGDSQEPKDTVGILGRVKFGMLDILQRIRGVNPAFSLHTSGLTEAAEFKDMLSKDEYVLLKGNLANRDILHEALNVLQAPTLNHALFGQLLTDHQTNLRDAQRISTPKINRMLDAALNAGALGGKINGSGGGGCMFAYAPENPEAVAEAIEREGGRAYIISVDTGTTL
- a CDS encoding DUF4258 domain-containing protein, with product MNHDLLKKSVASGNVQWKKHVLQRIAERNIRQADVLNGLIFGVIIQEYPDDTPFASALFLCFTEHGPLHIVASLNETNAETHIITAYNPSLERFEEDYKTRKT
- a CDS encoding BamA/TamA family outer membrane protein, whose protein sequence is MARWQHRFLSLSRPQMAQLLIGLLLIGLGLTDCRAQYFGQNKIGYTTFQFKLHQTRNFELYHYLKNDSIRDFWARQSEIWYKTHRHVLGDSIPFRNPVILYNNHADFQQTNVTPGPIDPATGGFAEALKNRIVMPITKVNAQTDHVLGHEIVHALQFQMAQSGDSASIAGLFQLPLWFIEGMAEYLSIGPVDAHTALWMRDAVQANDLPTLNDLTANPRFFPYRWGHAFWAFTTGTWGEQVVRPLFLTAARQGVEPALQRVLGVSSAEFSRRWQASLRAQFVPFPSTPTNLSRVLNRNVLTSMQLAPALSPNGRYVAYLSEKNLFSIDVFLADARTGRVLRKLISTTRNSHLDALSYLESAGTWSPDSKQFGFVAFARGRNRLVVVDVSNGRIRREIEIPGVPAFSNPAWSPDNRYIAVNGLVDGQTDLYLYDLQDGSVRQLTNDRYSELQPSWSPDGRMLAYATDQPAKQDDRPLAFDHRLALFDVAANAPRILDIFPGADNLNPVFGTDNQTIYFLSDRDGYRNLYAHRPFGDETYQLTRFFTGISGITPHAPALSVSPETGQVVFSRFERQGYYMYRAEPLDLLWLPLTNKSVDHTAATLPPLPRFNQDFVAARLNSTRPNDPLRTEPVQAAPMRNQLRITGISGSGGGGAGVTANRFGTNLSGGVNATFSDMLGDRQLSVGLAVAGEITDVSGQITYLNRRKRINWGASLSHVPFRSGGVGSRLTTIDVGGQTVPVLERATDVQRTFEQQATLFSYLPLSRTRRVELAGAVSRYSFSTVRTSEFFFRGNLIGTDRQRLPSPADLYTAQLSAAYVGDNTTPGPVAPLKGHRYRVGAETSFGPLQMNTITADYRQYLRFRPLTLAFRGLHMGRYGRDAATGIIPPFFVGFPTLVRGYAAQTYASNPYRGDGDVSLNQMQGSSMAVANAELRLSLTGHERMALFRSRVFPTEIALFADAGYAWGRTGLEPDRLRLNAPSVSTTPVYSTGVSLRLNLLGFAVLEPFYAIPWQRSGGSQGVFGLNIAAGW
- a CDS encoding ABC transporter permease, with the translated sequence MNLPTWIARRYFFSRKKRSFISWLSIFSMLGVGVGTMALIVVLSVFNGMEELNRQIFKSFEADMTVSPVEGKRFLASSALLTKLRQVPGVALVTPVAQDNALARYADRQTVVRVKGVDDNYVQRAQMDSAMIDGRLLLRENGINYAVVADGVRSDLSISPVDILTPLEVLYPQSGQAFSVLNPDAFNREAMTVAGVFFIEATNYGNLVLVPLRVARTLFSYQPDEVTGLEIQLRPGTDEAAAKQALQAVVNTTLTVQSRDDLNQNLYRTIRIEKLVVALTLAFIILIASINIFFSLSMLVVEKRDDIKILFAMGATTGLVRRIFLTEGAIIALTGAITGLVLGISICLIQQSYGLITMGTTSSIVDAYPVRLELTDVVMTAILVILVTILTSWFPAQRAAESVNR